The following are from one region of the Cytobacillus firmus genome:
- the yugI gene encoding S1 domain-containing post-transcriptional regulator GSP13, whose amino-acid sequence MSEKIEVGSVITGKVTGIQPYGAFVALDENTQGLVHISEVTHGFVKDINEHLKVGDEVKVKVLSVDEAAGKIGLSIRATEEAPQAEAKARKPRKRQAAPIKMEDESAQGFNTLKDKLQEWIDQSQREDLIKK is encoded by the coding sequence ATGTCTGAGAAAATCGAAGTAGGCAGTGTTATTACAGGAAAGGTAACGGGTATTCAGCCATATGGTGCGTTCGTAGCATTAGATGAGAATACACAGGGATTAGTCCACATTTCCGAAGTGACTCATGGTTTCGTAAAAGATATTAATGAGCATCTTAAAGTGGGCGATGAAGTAAAAGTGAAGGTTCTTTCTGTTGACGAAGCAGCAGGGAAAATCGGTTTATCAATCCGTGCAACAGAAGAAGCGCCACAAGCAGAAGCGAAAGCAAGAAAGCCTCGCAAGCGCCAGGCAGCTCCAATTAAAATGGAAGACGAATCTGCACAGGGATTCAATACACTTAAAGATAAGCTTCAAGAGTGGATTGACCAGTCCCAGCGCGAGGATCTTATTAAGAAGTAA